A region of Paenibacillus sp. 37 DNA encodes the following proteins:
- a CDS encoding amidase yields MSSFSYTSYDAIGLAELIRSREVSPVELLEAAFARLEEVNPQLNAVIRTYENRAREEASLVRPGEQPFAGVPLLLKDISQSLEGEFLTSGSRLFSEHRALRNSNFVTRLRDAGFIIIGHTNTPEFGLKNITEPRLHGPSRNPWNINHSPGGSSGGAAAAVASGIVPLAGASDGGGSIRIPASFSGLFGLKPTRGRTPVGPGVGRQWQGASIDFALSRSVRDSAALLDTLQVIQPEAAFHAPLFPGSYLADMSYPHQRKLKIAYTTDSPVGTPVSVEAKESVLKLVCWLEDQGHHVEEKLSPVNGVRLMENYYMMNSGEMAAMISSMERSMGRALTSDDMEIESWVLAEAGKKVSAAEFVHSLAEWDVAAAQMSTLFERYDFYVTPVNAFSAPKIGELTPQDEQIRNLMRISELDKTQQQQLIYEMFEPSLTYTPFTQLANLTGQPAISVPLHMTPEGLPMGVQVMATKGREDWLLHLAGQLETSELWIGMKGNPLFPA; encoded by the coding sequence ATGTCTTCATTCTCATATACCTCCTACGACGCTATAGGTTTGGCTGAACTGATCCGATCCCGGGAAGTATCCCCGGTTGAATTGCTGGAAGCGGCGTTTGCACGCCTTGAAGAAGTGAATCCGCAACTTAATGCAGTTATTCGTACATATGAAAATCGTGCACGGGAGGAAGCCAGTTTGGTTCGCCCTGGAGAACAACCTTTTGCCGGTGTGCCCCTGCTCCTGAAAGATATCTCGCAATCCTTGGAAGGTGAATTTCTCACTTCAGGCTCCCGTCTGTTCAGCGAGCATCGCGCATTACGCAATTCCAATTTTGTCACTCGACTCCGTGATGCGGGTTTTATCATCATAGGACATACGAATACGCCCGAATTTGGCTTGAAAAATATTACGGAGCCCCGCCTCCATGGCCCAAGTCGCAATCCCTGGAATATCAATCACTCTCCAGGTGGATCTAGCGGTGGTGCCGCTGCCGCTGTAGCTTCGGGTATTGTTCCTCTGGCCGGAGCCAGTGACGGAGGCGGTTCGATTCGTATCCCGGCTTCCTTTAGCGGATTGTTTGGATTGAAGCCAACCCGCGGGCGCACTCCTGTAGGACCGGGAGTTGGTCGTCAATGGCAAGGCGCATCGATTGATTTTGCCCTCTCTCGCTCGGTTCGGGACAGTGCTGCATTGCTTGATACCTTACAAGTCATACAGCCTGAAGCTGCATTTCATGCGCCACTCTTTCCAGGCAGTTACTTGGCAGATATGAGCTATCCACATCAACGCAAACTGAAAATTGCATACACAACCGATTCGCCCGTAGGTACACCCGTCAGCGTAGAAGCCAAAGAGTCTGTACTCAAGCTCGTTTGCTGGTTGGAAGATCAAGGTCATCATGTTGAAGAAAAACTCAGTCCAGTCAATGGAGTTAGGTTGATGGAGAATTATTACATGATGAACAGTGGTGAAATGGCCGCGATGATCTCTTCCATGGAACGATCCATGGGTCGGGCTCTGACCTCCGATGATATGGAGATTGAATCCTGGGTTCTGGCTGAAGCTGGAAAAAAGGTGTCCGCCGCGGAATTTGTACATAGCTTAGCTGAATGGGATGTAGCTGCAGCTCAGATGTCCACCTTGTTTGAGCGTTATGACTTCTATGTCACACCCGTTAATGCTTTTTCTGCGCCTAAGATTGGAGAATTAACACCTCAAGACGAACAGATCCGTAATCTGATGCGAATTAGTGAGTTGGACAAGACCCAGCAGCAGCAACTCATTTATGAAATGTTTGAGCCCAGTCTTACGTATACACCTTTCACCCAGCTTGCAAATCTGACCGGCCAGCCTGCGATAAGTGTACCTCTTCATATGACACCAGAAGGTTTGCCAATGGGTGTACAGGTTATGGCAACCAAAGGCCGTGAAGACTGGTTGCTGCATCTCGCTGGTCAGTTGGAAACATCCGAACTTTGGATTGGGATGAAAGGTAATCCTCTGTTCCCAGCATAA
- a CDS encoding DUF1989 domain-containing protein produces the protein MNSTESHKQSIHIPAKTGYALRVKKGSLIRITDLEGQQVVDFVAYDAQNINNRLDPGVTLDVLRNYRIKPGQCLYSNRYKPLISIVSETVGIHDFFNSACRPEMYEVLYDKKDHPSCYNNLNTALEPFGISPPDQHYPFNLFMNSVVDGEGKIDVIAPESCAGDYVEMEALMDLIIGLSACPCEESSCNGYHCTPVQLDVESPAG, from the coding sequence ATGAATTCAACGGAATCTCATAAACAATCTATTCACATTCCTGCCAAGACAGGCTACGCTCTTAGAGTGAAAAAAGGCTCACTGATCCGTATAACTGATTTGGAAGGGCAGCAAGTGGTTGACTTTGTCGCTTATGATGCACAGAATATTAATAATCGGCTTGATCCCGGGGTAACCCTCGATGTCCTGCGCAATTACAGAATTAAACCGGGGCAATGCCTGTATTCCAACCGTTATAAACCTCTCATTTCCATTGTCAGTGAAACTGTAGGCATTCATGATTTTTTCAATTCGGCCTGTCGTCCGGAAATGTATGAGGTCTTATATGATAAAAAGGACCATCCCAGTTGTTATAATAATCTGAATACTGCTCTTGAACCTTTCGGTATCTCTCCCCCGGATCAACATTATCCTTTCAATCTGTTTATGAATTCCGTAGTAGATGGTGAAGGCAAAATTGATGTTATCGCTCCCGAATCATGTGCAGGGGATTATGTTGAAATGGAAGCTTTGATGGATCTGATCATCGGTTTATCGGCTTGTCCGTGCGAGGAAAGTTCTTGCAATGGCTATCATTGTACACCTGTTCAACTCGATGTGGAGTCGCCTGCTGGTTAA